A single Methanocalculus alkaliphilus DNA region contains:
- a CDS encoding V-type ATP synthase subunit F: MYKCMVVTDPETAIGFRLAGLEVIELTDPGEASALLSSLLYRDDTGIIAINEDFIAALDGKIMERVEKTYRPIVLPIPSGKSTGEQENYIDRLLRKAIGYNIVVRQ, encoded by the coding sequence ATGTATAAATGCATGGTTGTTACCGATCCGGAGACGGCCATCGGGTTTCGGCTTGCCGGTCTTGAGGTGATAGAACTCACCGATCCGGGAGAAGCCTCCGCCCTCCTCTCATCACTCCTGTACCGGGATGATACCGGGATCATTGCCATCAATGAAGATTTTATCGCCGCACTTGACGGGAAGATCATGGAGCGTGTGGAGAAGACGTACCGGCCGATCGTTCTCCCCATTCCTTCAGGGAAGAGTACGGGTGAGCAGGAGAATTATATCGATCGCCTTCTCCGCAAGGCCATCGGCTACAACATTGTGGTGAGGCAGTAA
- a CDS encoding DUF2207 domain-containing protein: MEEKRLIGLLVLGTLILGLSAVGLMEIYPREALDYGGDLIVTSYEVSWQEDGDLIERYIYSVRSAGEYRMLYRAWKAPLIHGDMISGEPHIRLISASAPAGSTAYLKTEDGGVHLFNGDDPRARSLVSDLAYPNEVGIINPDYFTPGLYTVEYVYQMVPPVEYDRDAVHINLMLADEHIPYESVTITLISDRITDVFTHPPSYEVETREGMVVITGRSPSNERIGVEFLMTPDALDQVAGVKRQVEGVREKTESANNRYLLGFLIADLLLIIGKILVVITPFLLLLLYYLYGREKEFTVPEYLSTVPDETMPPWQVNLVFNKDAFTADENGFYATLLDLHRKKKIEIRENPDEKGVTIRLLKVEGDDPYEQRVINFIHLNSDESGILDTGYFEEVAKRAKTSSADEQIAIALKDNLNDLMSWSDERISGRYAVSGREKPAIILAGAMSLTLVGILAFLLTIDIERTLLAAMLLFVVVAVQAGIAVALPSTVFGHWKEDYYRLKLEWSSFRRFLTDMSMIKKYSPDDMNMWGIWLIYGTALGVGENVQKAMKELKVDISQSGYYVPTYVWFAGFYSISTFSPPSQGGGGGGFGAGGGFGGGGAGGR; the protein is encoded by the coding sequence ATGGAAGAGAAGAGACTGATCGGACTCCTGGTTCTGGGGACCCTCATCCTTGGCCTCTCCGCCGTCGGCCTGATGGAGATCTATCCCAGGGAGGCACTCGATTATGGCGGGGACCTTATCGTCACATCGTATGAGGTGAGCTGGCAGGAGGATGGCGACCTTATCGAGCGGTATATCTACTCTGTCCGCTCGGCCGGGGAATACCGGATGCTGTATCGTGCCTGGAAAGCCCCCCTCATCCACGGGGATATGATCTCCGGCGAGCCGCATATCCGCCTGATCTCTGCATCAGCTCCGGCAGGTTCAACTGCGTACCTGAAGACTGAGGATGGTGGTGTTCACCTCTTCAACGGCGATGATCCACGGGCCCGGTCGCTCGTTTCTGATCTCGCCTATCCAAATGAGGTCGGGATCATCAATCCCGATTACTTTACACCGGGTCTGTATACCGTTGAGTATGTCTATCAGATGGTTCCCCCGGTTGAGTATGACCGTGATGCGGTGCATATCAACCTGATGCTTGCAGATGAACATATCCCCTATGAATCAGTTACCATCACGCTCATCTCTGACCGGATCACGGACGTATTTACCCATCCCCCCTCATATGAGGTGGAGACTCGGGAAGGGATGGTTGTTATTACCGGGAGATCCCCTTCAAATGAGAGGATCGGGGTCGAATTCCTGATGACCCCTGATGCCCTCGACCAGGTCGCCGGAGTTAAACGGCAGGTCGAGGGGGTCCGGGAGAAGACTGAGTCTGCAAACAACAGGTATCTTCTTGGGTTTCTGATCGCCGATCTTCTTCTCATCATCGGGAAGATCCTTGTTGTTATAACGCCGTTCTTGTTGCTCCTTCTTTATTATCTATATGGAAGAGAGAAGGAGTTCACCGTCCCGGAATATCTCAGCACCGTTCCTGATGAGACGATGCCGCCCTGGCAGGTAAACCTCGTCTTCAATAAGGATGCGTTTACTGCCGATGAGAATGGTTTCTATGCGACACTCCTTGATCTTCACAGGAAGAAGAAGATCGAGATCCGCGAGAATCCGGATGAGAAGGGTGTGACAATCCGTCTCCTCAAGGTGGAAGGGGATGACCCGTATGAGCAGAGGGTGATCAACTTCATTCATCTGAACTCGGATGAGTCGGGGATTCTTGACACCGGATACTTTGAGGAGGTTGCCAAACGGGCGAAGACCTCATCGGCTGATGAACAGATTGCCATTGCGCTCAAGGATAATCTCAACGACCTGATGAGCTGGTCTGATGAGCGGATATCCGGCAGATATGCTGTAAGCGGACGGGAGAAGCCCGCCATCATACTTGCCGGAGCGATGAGCCTGACTCTCGTCGGCATACTTGCCTTTCTCCTCACGATTGATATCGAGCGGACCCTTCTGGCTGCCATGCTCCTTTTTGTGGTCGTTGCTGTGCAGGCAGGCATCGCGGTCGCTCTCCCCTCAACGGTCTTTGGTCACTGGAAGGAGGATTATTACAGACTGAAACTTGAATGGAGTTCGTTCCGACGGTTCCTCACAGATATGAGCATGATCAAAAAATACAGCCCGGATGACATGAATATGTGGGGGATCTGGCTCATCTATGGAACAGCACTCGGTGTCGGGGAGAATGTCCAGAAGGCGATGAAGGAACTAAAAGTGGACATCTCACAGTCCGGGTACTATGTCCCGACATACGTCTGGTTTGCAGGATTCTATTCCATCAGTACCTTCAGCCCTCCATCCCAGGGCGGGGGCGGGGGTGGATTTGGTGCCGGAGGCGGTTTCGGCGGTGGTGGGGCTGGTGGGAGGTAG
- a CDS encoding GNAT family N-acetyltransferase, which produces MDKKILLSLFNRSYRTIRDYMGSLSLYKFYNFKKKTKSCDQADLPDVIRLYQQNFDGGHEASIERYQRLFKHTFYIIKNEEGEMMGYCLYTIHFSIQNQNIIRYATIYSFAVDDRFQGEGIGGTLLSESITELKNNNIYVIRLFVDMLNSPAVHLYKKFNFNIQGTIENRCGQGKKCYSMELLL; this is translated from the coding sequence ATGGATAAAAAGATTTTATTATCGCTTTTCAATAGGTCTTATCGAACTATTCGAGACTATATGGGATCCCTTTCCTTATATAAATTTTATAATTTCAAAAAAAAGACGAAATCATGTGATCAGGCAGACCTGCCGGATGTGATACGTCTTTATCAACAAAATTTTGATGGTGGTCACGAAGCCAGCATTGAGAGGTATCAGAGGTTATTCAAACATACTTTTTATATAATAAAAAATGAAGAGGGTGAAATGATGGGTTATTGTTTATATACCATCCATTTTTCCATTCAGAACCAAAATATCATTCGATATGCTACAATTTACTCCTTTGCGGTCGATGACAGGTTTCAAGGAGAGGGTATAGGCGGCACCTTATTATCAGAAAGTATTACTGAATTAAAGAATAATAATATATATGTCATTCGATTATTTGTGGATATGCTGAATTCTCCCGCGGTTCATTTATATAAAAAATTTAACTTCAATATACAGGGAACTATTGAGAATAGATGTGGGCAAGGAAAGAAATGTTATAGTATGGAATTATTACTCTAA
- a CDS encoding cupin domain-containing protein, translating into MLLLIIPLLLFAGCLTAAPPEEEGGAEILVIEPMDPFPIFEGQALYSHLVTTDTPIPPMNYNLGHVTISPGNATDPHRLLGTSEIVFVLDGIAEIHCDETIITAGKGELILLPEGVLQSIVSVGETDLRYLSANQPPYRDAIDIRGDELASYEMMASQTPIVISDPEEGIEWDYETGTMIYTLINPVLMPELDLPIDYSVAYAEILPGGRIVSNKVTGAVDLIYVIEGSVDFSTPEGVTITVRTGDAAYFPPGQAKEIRNSGDTPAILLSIVDPAWRPAFFETG; encoded by the coding sequence ATGCTGCTTCTTATCATTCCACTCCTCCTTTTCGCCGGGTGCCTCACGGCAGCTCCGCCCGAAGAGGAAGGGGGAGCGGAGATACTGGTGATCGAACCCATGGACCCCTTCCCCATCTTTGAAGGGCAGGCACTATATTCTCACCTTGTCACCACCGATACACCCATTCCCCCGATGAACTACAACCTTGGCCACGTCACCATCAGTCCGGGGAATGCAACCGATCCCCACCGTCTCCTCGGCACCAGCGAGATCGTTTTTGTGCTTGATGGAATCGCGGAAATACACTGCGACGAGACCATCATTACTGCCGGAAAAGGGGAACTCATCCTCCTGCCGGAGGGCGTCCTCCAGTCGATTGTCAGCGTTGGAGAGACCGACCTCCGGTACCTCTCGGCAAATCAGCCACCTTACCGGGACGCCATCGATATCCGGGGGGATGAACTCGCATCCTATGAGATGATGGCAAGTCAAACGCCGATAGTGATCTCTGATCCCGAGGAAGGGATCGAATGGGATTACGAGACGGGGACGATGATCTACACCCTCATCAACCCGGTTCTTATGCCGGAGCTGGATCTTCCAATCGATTACAGCGTCGCCTATGCCGAAATCCTCCCCGGCGGCCGGATCGTGAGCAACAAGGTGACAGGAGCAGTTGATCTCATTTATGTGATCGAAGGCAGTGTGGATTTTAGCACACCGGAGGGGGTAACGATCACCGTCCGGACAGGAGATGCCGCATACTTCCCACCAGGCCAGGCAAAGGAGATACGAAACTCCGGTGATACACCGGCAATACTCCTGAGTATCGTGGATCCGGCATGGAGACCAGCGTTCTTCGAGACCGGATAA
- a CDS encoding DUF5305 family protein, translating to MKPMERMLFYHESFLHNSQIFTAGFLILVSLLIFVLITAISVRWQGGIDPEALKREDLRIEYKDWISNGRYTGLRNTEMIELASLEDLVAAAVDMNQRVIYDEKSGIYFFVVNNLMYQYLEN from the coding sequence ATGAAACCCATGGAAAGAATGCTCTTTTATCATGAGTCATTTCTTCATAATAGCCAAATATTCACAGCGGGCTTTCTTATTCTGGTATCTCTCCTTATCTTCGTTCTTATAACCGCAATCTCGGTTCGCTGGCAGGGGGGCATTGATCCTGAGGCGCTGAAACGGGAGGATCTGCGGATCGAGTACAAAGACTGGATCAGCAACGGCCGCTATACGGGGCTGAGGAATACCGAAATGATCGAGCTTGCATCACTGGAAGATCTCGTTGCTGCGGCGGTCGATATGAACCAGCGTGTCATCTATGATGAGAAGAGCGGGATCTACTTCTTTGTTGTCAATAATCTGATGTATCAGTATTTGGAAAACTGA
- the ahaC gene encoding ATP synthase A1 subunit C: protein MEYGYVNARIKGMKSRLLTTHDLDELTNKPDLDAFISSLEETAYREELQKAGIESAGLERIEVALRRDLIRAFQKVLSLFAGEREEVYIRIILNRWDIQNIKTLLRGKKINAPTNEIRDCLLPAGELDMAALLELSKQPDVRAIIDLLATWRIDYSRPLTRNLPAYLDTRDLAVLELPLDRYYYERALSLLDNPEHYDQQIILDMITTEIDITNIRTLLRITREKMQDETIRDYLIDGGRYLSIERLESLASSGSIPDILVELGTTPYGFLGGIQPECISAGRISVIERELERFMIEKGCKNFLREPLSIAIPVAYIWAKQNEVINLRIIAHSIIGDVPESELRRALSYV, encoded by the coding sequence ATGGAGTACGGGTACGTGAATGCACGAATCAAGGGGATGAAGAGCCGTCTCCTTACCACCCATGATCTCGATGAACTTACAAATAAGCCGGATCTTGATGCCTTCATCTCATCTCTTGAAGAGACGGCCTATCGTGAAGAGCTTCAGAAAGCCGGTATAGAATCTGCAGGCCTGGAGCGTATCGAGGTTGCCCTGAGACGGGATCTTATCCGGGCGTTTCAGAAGGTACTCTCCCTCTTTGCCGGAGAGAGGGAGGAGGTCTATATCAGGATTATCCTCAACAGATGGGATATCCAGAACATCAAGACCCTCCTTCGCGGGAAGAAGATCAATGCCCCCACAAACGAGATCCGTGACTGTCTTCTGCCGGCGGGCGAGCTGGATATGGCCGCCCTCCTCGAACTCTCAAAACAGCCGGATGTCCGGGCTATCATTGATCTCCTTGCAACATGGAGGATTGACTACTCCCGTCCCCTCACCCGCAACCTGCCTGCATATCTTGATACACGGGATCTCGCTGTACTCGAGCTTCCCCTTGATCGGTACTATTATGAGCGGGCTCTTTCCCTCCTTGATAATCCTGAGCACTATGATCAGCAGATCATACTGGATATGATCACCACCGAGATTGATATCACCAACATCAGAACCCTCCTCAGGATCACCAGAGAGAAGATGCAGGATGAGACGATACGCGACTATCTCATCGATGGTGGCCGTTACCTCAGTATCGAGCGGCTGGAATCCCTCGCATCATCGGGGAGCATTCCCGATATTCTTGTGGAGCTTGGCACCACGCCATATGGGTTTCTCGGTGGGATCCAGCCTGAATGTATATCTGCAGGAAGGATTTCCGTGATAGAGCGGGAACTTGAACGGTTCATGATAGAGAAGGGCTGTAAGAATTTCCTCAGGGAACCCCTCAGCATTGCGATCCCCGTTGCTTATATATGGGCAAAGCAGAATGAGGTGATTAACCTCAGAATCATCGCCCATTCGATCATCGGGGATGTTCCTGAGTCCGAACTGCGGAGGGCGTTATCATATGTATAA
- a CDS encoding V-type ATPase subunit subunit G family protein, which yields MSPEQSVLQKIREKELEISARVEAIRSQSNARVEQAQQEAGEIIERFDAEGKLEARKYYTAEMESIQFEIEEMHRETLRIKEDLRKSWEANLPQAVCRIIEEVLSG from the coding sequence ATGTCCCCGGAACAATCAGTGTTACAGAAGATACGGGAGAAGGAACTGGAGATCAGCGCACGAGTTGAAGCGATCCGATCCCAGTCCAACGCACGTGTCGAGCAGGCACAGCAGGAAGCCGGGGAGATTATCGAGCGGTTCGATGCTGAGGGGAAGCTGGAGGCAAGGAAGTATTATACAGCTGAGATGGAGTCGATTCAGTTTGAGATTGAAGAAATGCATCGGGAGACCCTAAGGATAAAAGAAGACCTCCGGAAGAGCTGGGAAGCAAACCTCCCTCAGGCTGTTTGCCGGATCATCGAGGAAGTACTATCGGGATGA
- a CDS encoding DUF1294 domain-containing protein, producing the protein MTVPLPQDLLIHGALYLILNIFSFLTFADDKANAKSNQWRTSEKRLLIYAMIGPLGAMAAMKLLRHKTQKIKFKLVYLFLAVHILLIGYYLLPFLQVIRI; encoded by the coding sequence ATGACAGTACCTCTTCCTCAGGATCTCCTCATTCACGGGGCTCTCTACCTGATTCTGAATATCTTCTCGTTCCTGACGTTTGCTGACGATAAGGCAAACGCAAAATCGAACCAGTGGAGGACGAGCGAGAAGCGGCTTCTGATATATGCAATGATCGGTCCGCTTGGGGCGATGGCCGCGATGAAATTGTTACGGCATAAGACGCAGAAGATCAAGTTCAAGCTCGTCTACCTCTTCCTCGCCGTCCATATCCTGCTGATCGGGTATTATCTTCTCCCCTTTTTGCAGGTAATTCGGATCTGA
- a CDS encoding V-type ATP synthase subunit I has protein sequence MLQRMVKVQVIGPAKDLHRIVDTLYTAGTIHLEDYSRDISIGDAILSRVEVGESDTLSGLISKIEGIQLIFPKTTPDQQKQKELMRSFRAEGHDVLLNRATEALSALEQRTRSLITRRSDLEFTIANLTRYQGVIEKILPIESQIPTLERFEITIILIEKEFETALPVIRDALMEITNNQCELISAAVDEKSIATVAIFNRKYSEQVHSFIYSQNVNELRLPAQYMGRPLAEVLKLNAERKKEAISEARSIDEELAALSSEWHDELTVLRQLLHDRFEELKEYNKFARTDYTFIVLGWIPRKYLPRTRDLLLKEYGEAVIINELPETPESMDEAPTFYDSPEFIKPFEYLVRLITSPKYNEVDPAPLLALFFPIFFGLIVGDIGYGLVILGFALIMKKKFPDIDWLKPLMNLMIIAAFPTIIFGYIFGEFFGDFGEQMGWLHPMEIMGVTWHRVDAMVPMLVLAIAIGIFHVLLGLFIGIVNQRAKMRCSKYLCASRKHICEKVGMIVVIISILVLLGAATRILPDIVLYPGLLMMVIALALIIYGGGFIASLEVISIVGNILSYARIMAIGTASVILALVANELGGTMEVALIGVLIAAIIHLLNIGLKMFIGSLHSFRLHIVEFSPKFMEGGGKLYKPFGRRDRR, from the coding sequence ATGCTTCAGAGAATGGTGAAAGTACAGGTCATCGGACCTGCAAAAGACCTCCACCGTATCGTGGATACCCTCTATACTGCAGGCACCATTCATCTTGAGGACTATTCCAGGGATATCTCGATTGGTGATGCCATACTCAGCAGGGTCGAGGTCGGGGAGAGTGATACACTCTCCGGTCTCATCTCAAAGATTGAGGGTATCCAGCTCATATTTCCAAAGACCACGCCTGATCAGCAGAAGCAGAAGGAGCTTATGCGATCATTTCGGGCAGAGGGACATGACGTTCTCCTGAACCGGGCAACAGAGGCACTATCAGCTCTTGAGCAGAGGACCCGGTCCCTTATAACACGAAGAAGTGATCTCGAATTTACAATTGCAAACCTCACCCGGTATCAGGGGGTCATCGAGAAGATCCTCCCTATTGAAAGCCAGATTCCAACACTTGAGAGGTTTGAGATCACCATCATCCTCATTGAAAAAGAGTTTGAGACCGCTCTTCCGGTGATCAGAGATGCCCTCATGGAGATCACCAATAATCAGTGTGAACTGATATCAGCCGCAGTTGATGAAAAGAGCATTGCTACCGTCGCCATATTCAACAGAAAATACTCCGAGCAGGTTCACTCGTTCATCTATTCCCAGAATGTCAATGAGCTACGGCTGCCGGCCCAGTACATGGGCCGTCCGCTTGCCGAAGTTCTGAAACTCAATGCCGAGAGGAAGAAGGAGGCAATCTCTGAAGCCAGATCAATTGATGAGGAACTTGCCGCCCTCTCATCGGAGTGGCATGATGAGCTGACAGTACTTCGGCAACTGCTCCATGATCGGTTTGAGGAGTTGAAGGAGTACAATAAGTTTGCACGGACAGATTACACCTTCATCGTTCTTGGCTGGATTCCAAGGAAATATCTCCCACGCACCCGCGATCTTCTCCTGAAGGAGTATGGGGAGGCGGTCATCATTAACGAGCTGCCGGAGACCCCCGAGTCGATGGATGAGGCCCCGACGTTTTATGACAGCCCTGAGTTCATCAAGCCATTTGAGTACCTCGTGCGGCTAATCACCTCCCCGAAGTACAATGAGGTGGACCCAGCCCCGCTTCTCGCCCTCTTCTTTCCAATCTTCTTCGGGCTGATCGTCGGAGATATCGGGTATGGACTGGTTATTCTTGGGTTTGCACTCATCATGAAGAAGAAGTTCCCTGATATTGACTGGCTCAAACCCCTGATGAACCTGATGATCATCGCCGCCTTTCCGACGATCATATTCGGGTATATCTTCGGGGAGTTCTTCGGCGACTTCGGAGAGCAGATGGGCTGGCTCCATCCGATGGAGATAATGGGGGTGACCTGGCACCGGGTTGATGCGATGGTACCGATGCTCGTCCTGGCAATCGCGATAGGAATCTTCCATGTTCTCCTTGGACTCTTCATCGGCATTGTCAACCAGAGAGCGAAGATGAGGTGCTCAAAGTACCTCTGTGCAAGCAGGAAGCATATCTGTGAGAAGGTTGGGATGATCGTGGTGATCATCAGTATCCTGGTCCTCCTCGGAGCGGCAACCCGGATACTTCCTGATATCGTCCTCTATCCCGGCCTTCTGATGATGGTCATCGCACTTGCCCTGATCATCTATGGAGGCGGATTCATTGCAAGCCTTGAGGTCATCAGTATCGTCGGTAATATCCTCTCATATGCTCGTATCATGGCGATCGGGACGGCATCGGTCATCCTCGCCCTGGTGGCTAACGAGCTTGGGGGAACCATGGAGGTTGCGCTGATAGGTGTTCTGATCGCAGCCATCATCCATCTCCTCAACATCGGACTGAAGATGTTCATCGGTTCCCTCCATTCATTTCGTCTGCATATCGTCGAGTTCAGTCCCAAATTCATGGAGGGAGGAGGAAAATTATACAAGCCCTTTGGCAGGAGGGATCGAAGATGA
- a CDS encoding AMP-binding protein: protein MIARDSAIRVYEDAGDDFRIDLPEFFNFAFDVVDAWAEKDRNKLALIWVNQKGEEKKYSFWDLKTLSNEAANILLKFGINKGDRVFVMLPRIPEWWILTLALMKLGAVFAPSPTMLTKKDIIYRINEGDFKMVITDMENAPKFEGLQDSCPSLAQKMVVDGEREDWISYPFELAYPAPVARTLVHFRSLRRTKPTDPLLIFFTSGTTGEAKMVLHEQSYALGHIITAQFWQDLKENDLHFTVSDTGWAKAAWGKYFGQWICGSAIFVYDIRGRFKATELLPLIERYGITTFCAPPTIYRMLIIADLRKFDFSELRHCCSAGEPLNPEVIRIWREGTGHDIYEGYGQTETVCCIATFPGMKCKYGSMGKPSPGWQIELHDEEGKPVPDGEAGRIAISLNPRPVGLFREYLYNPEANAESFVDGFYYTGDKAYRDDDGYLWFVGRDDDVIKSSGYRIGPFEVESALLEHPAVQEAAVIGTPDMIRGMVVKAFVVLHEKCTPSEKLIKEIQNHVKQTTAPYKYPRAIEFVAELPKTISGKIKRAELREREMAKAAGQSGDDDGSGSRRGLRRPVEE from the coding sequence ATGATCGCAAGAGATAGTGCCATCCGGGTATATGAGGACGCCGGGGATGACTTCAGGATTGATCTTCCTGAGTTCTTCAACTTCGCCTTTGATGTCGTTGATGCCTGGGCTGAAAAGGATAGAAACAAGCTCGCTCTCATATGGGTGAACCAGAAGGGGGAAGAGAAGAAGTACAGTTTCTGGGATCTGAAGACCCTCTCAAATGAAGCGGCGAATATTCTCCTGAAGTTTGGGATCAACAAGGGTGACCGTGTCTTTGTGATGCTTCCGCGTATCCCCGAGTGGTGGATTCTGACACTTGCCCTGATGAAGCTTGGGGCGGTCTTTGCACCATCTCCGACGATGCTGACGAAAAAGGACATCATCTATCGGATTAATGAAGGCGACTTCAAGATGGTCATCACCGATATGGAGAATGCACCGAAGTTTGAGGGGCTGCAGGACTCCTGCCCGTCACTTGCCCAGAAGATGGTCGTTGACGGGGAACGGGAGGACTGGATCAGCTATCCATTCGAACTGGCATACCCTGCTCCCGTTGCACGGACGCTGGTCCATTTCAGGAGCCTCAGAAGGACAAAGCCGACCGATCCGCTCCTGATCTTCTTCACATCCGGCACGACCGGGGAGGCGAAGATGGTGCTGCATGAACAGAGCTATGCTCTGGGTCATATCATAACGGCACAATTCTGGCAAGATCTCAAGGAGAATGATCTCCATTTCACGGTCTCTGATACCGGGTGGGCAAAGGCGGCCTGGGGGAAGTACTTCGGCCAGTGGATCTGCGGTTCCGCCATCTTCGTCTATGATATACGGGGCCGGTTCAAGGCGACCGAGCTTCTCCCCCTGATCGAGCGGTACGGGATCACCACCTTCTGTGCCCCGCCGACGATCTACCGGATGCTGATCATCGCAGACCTCCGGAAGTTTGATTTCTCTGAACTCCGCCACTGTTGCTCTGCAGGGGAGCCGCTTAACCCTGAGGTTATCCGGATCTGGAGGGAAGGAACCGGGCACGATATTTATGAAGGGTACGGCCAGACCGAGACGGTCTGCTGCATTGCGACCTTCCCGGGGATGAAGTGCAAGTACGGCTCGATGGGGAAGCCATCGCCGGGCTGGCAGATTGAACTGCATGATGAGGAGGGGAAGCCGGTCCCTGATGGCGAGGCCGGCAGGATTGCCATAAGTCTCAATCCCCGCCCGGTCGGTCTCTTCCGGGAGTACCTCTATAATCCCGAGGCGAATGCCGAGTCATTCGTCGATGGGTTCTACTACACAGGTGATAAGGCATACAGGGATGATGACGGGTATCTTTGGTTCGTCGGCCGGGATGATGATGTCATCAAGAGCTCCGGCTATAGGATTGGTCCCTTCGAGGTCGAGTCGGCACTCCTTGAGCACCCGGCTGTCCAGGAGGCGGCGGTCATCGGGACACCGGATATGATCCGGGGGATGGTGGTGAAGGCATTCGTCGTCCTCCATGAGAAATGCACGCCATCAGAGAAGCTGATCAAGGAGATCCAGAACCACGTGAAGCAGACGACCGCTCCGTATAAGTATCCGAGGGCGATTGAGTTTGTGGCCGAGCTTCCAAAGACGATCTCAGGAAAGATCAAGCGGGCAGAGCTTCGGGAGCGAGAGATGGCAAAAGCGGCAGGCCAGAGTGGCGATGATGATGGCTCTGGCAGCAGGAGAGGTCTGAGGAGACCTGTTGAAGAGTAG
- a CDS encoding V-type ATP synthase subunit E, translating to MYEHLIETVELSAEEKIREIQQAAEGLVERIREEAGREGEKIRDQHLASAQRAIAMERSAILTAREKNKLDILRTRDEIFHTAFLEAERELETIREDPRYRSFLEKAINGLTGEMEGSFTLHIDERDLDLCEDIVASHGLDISIIPDITCMGGIIARSSDGSLTVQNTLESRLQRSKEALRSEVFRILNGG from the coding sequence ATGTATGAGCACCTGATCGAAACGGTAGAACTGAGTGCAGAGGAGAAGATTCGAGAGATACAGCAGGCAGCCGAAGGTCTGGTAGAGCGGATCAGGGAAGAGGCGGGACGCGAAGGAGAGAAGATACGTGACCAGCACCTTGCATCTGCACAGAGAGCTATTGCTATGGAGCGATCTGCAATCCTTACCGCCAGGGAGAAGAACAAGCTTGATATTCTCCGGACCAGGGATGAGATCTTTCATACGGCGTTTTTGGAGGCTGAGAGAGAGCTTGAAACCATCAGGGAAGATCCACGGTACCGGAGTTTTCTCGAAAAGGCCATAAACGGCCTCACCGGGGAGATGGAGGGTTCGTTTACCCTGCATATCGATGAGCGGGATCTTGACCTCTGCGAGGATATTGTCGCATCTCATGGGCTTGATATCTCCATTATTCCAGATATTACCTGTATGGGCGGGATTATCGCACGCTCATCAGATGGATCCCTCACAGTACAAAATACCCTTGAATCCAGGCTACAGCGATCAAAGGAGGCTCTCAGATCCGAGGTCTTTCGAATACTGAATGGTGGTTAG
- a CDS encoding ATPase produces MDWYIPIGAAIAFGLGALGAGIAMARIGSAGAGTVAERPETFGYMLIFLAIPETIAILGFVIAAMILVMI; encoded by the coding sequence ATGGACTGGTATATACCAATCGGAGCGGCAATTGCATTTGGCCTCGGAGCGCTCGGTGCCGGAATTGCGATGGCACGAATAGGCTCTGCAGGAGCAGGAACTGTGGCAGAACGGCCCGAGACATTCGGGTATATGCTGATATTTCTTGCTATTCCCGAGACGATTGCAATCCTTGGATTTGTGATTGCTGCAATGATCCTGGTCATGATATAG
- a CDS encoding LemA family protein, whose translation MLDLIIGGILLLLVIGIILWFVSVYNRYYRLKNGSEATLGQIKVAMKKRLDMIDQLLGSVKSYAEFEKSTLESVTKMRASVGSAGAGDLNAIEAESRSVLGRLFAVMENYPDLKTSETVKDLMGSIKGLEDEIARHRYTFNNISQQFNTMLQTIPSNIVGNMIGMQKLEYLEFEDENLAKAPKIEF comes from the coding sequence ATGCTGGATCTTATAATCGGCGGGATTCTTCTCCTTCTCGTCATAGGGATTATTCTCTGGTTTGTCAGTGTCTACAACCGGTACTATCGTCTGAAGAACGGATCAGAGGCGACACTTGGCCAGATAAAGGTCGCCATGAAGAAGCGGCTTGATATGATCGATCAGCTTCTCGGATCTGTGAAGAGTTATGCGGAATTTGAGAAGAGCACACTTGAATCTGTCACAAAGATGCGGGCGAGCGTCGGGTCTGCGGGTGCGGGAGATCTTAACGCAATTGAGGCGGAGTCCCGCAGCGTTCTTGGACGCCTCTTTGCTGTGATGGAGAATTATCCGGATCTGAAGACCTCGGAGACGGTGAAGGATCTGATGGGTTCGATCAAGGGTCTTGAGGATGAGATCGCCCGCCACCGGTATACATTCAACAATATCTCCCAGCAGTTCAATACCATGCTCCAGACGATCCCCTCAAATATCGTCGGAAATATGATCGGGATGCAGAAACTTGAGTATCTTGAGTTCGAAGATGAGAACCTTGCAAAGGCTCCAAAGATAGAGTTCTGA